In Curtobacterium sp. MCPF17_002, one genomic interval encodes:
- a CDS encoding MATE family efflux transporter — translation MDTTAPTGTPVPDTAAARNRWYLSAAPIGRALVHLCVPMAAAMVVSAVYNVINAGFIGSQHDTSLLAAITFGTPLLGLIMAVGGVFGVGGSALMSRMLGASEHDPAKAQDIKRVASFALWGAVVTGAVLAVIGLVLLRPLVAVLGADAAAVPATSAYVAVMLAFVPVLAASFALEQIVRSEGAARQAMVGLVLSTIGNLVFDVLFILVLHWGVAGAALAIGLGNLVAIGYWIVWLQRNSENVSFAPRWFTLRPDILKGVFGIGAGELLQSAFLIVTTLVLNNLAAGYGDDPLAAMGVAVRIAQVPEFLVMGVTIGVLPLLAYAFGKGDAVRMRAALRGAAFTVGTIVLLFSGTVFVFREQVFTIFSGDHSVLAIGLTILTAQLVATIVNGFTGLLTSLFQATGMVLPAMVLSMAQGVLFVPIVIVGNLWFGLAGIIWALTVTEVLVFVAALVLWLASRGRIARGLAEGSPERADATLEGAAA, via the coding sequence ATGGACACCACGGCACCCACCGGAACCCCCGTGCCCGACACCGCCGCAGCCAGGAACCGCTGGTACCTGTCGGCCGCGCCCATCGGTCGAGCCCTCGTGCACCTCTGTGTGCCGATGGCCGCCGCGATGGTCGTCAGCGCCGTCTACAACGTCATCAACGCCGGCTTCATCGGCTCGCAGCACGACACGTCGCTGCTCGCGGCCATCACCTTCGGCACCCCGCTGCTCGGCCTCATCATGGCGGTCGGCGGCGTGTTCGGCGTCGGGGGCAGCGCGCTCATGTCGCGGATGCTCGGCGCCTCCGAGCACGACCCCGCGAAGGCACAGGACATCAAACGCGTCGCGTCCTTCGCCCTGTGGGGCGCAGTCGTCACCGGCGCAGTCCTCGCCGTCATCGGGCTCGTCCTCCTGCGGCCGCTCGTCGCCGTGCTCGGCGCGGACGCCGCCGCCGTGCCCGCCACGAGCGCCTACGTCGCCGTGATGCTCGCGTTCGTGCCGGTGCTCGCCGCGTCGTTCGCGCTGGAGCAGATCGTCCGGTCCGAGGGCGCCGCGCGACAGGCGATGGTCGGACTCGTCCTGTCGACGATCGGCAACCTGGTGTTCGACGTCCTCTTCATCCTGGTGCTGCACTGGGGCGTCGCCGGCGCCGCACTCGCGATCGGGCTCGGCAACCTCGTCGCGATCGGCTACTGGATCGTGTGGCTGCAGCGGAACAGCGAGAACGTCAGCTTCGCGCCGCGGTGGTTCACGCTCCGCCCGGACATCCTGAAGGGCGTGTTCGGCATCGGTGCGGGCGAGCTCCTGCAGTCCGCGTTCCTCATCGTCACGACCCTCGTGCTCAACAACCTCGCCGCCGGCTACGGGGACGACCCGCTCGCCGCGATGGGCGTCGCCGTCCGCATCGCCCAGGTGCCCGAGTTCCTCGTGATGGGCGTCACGATCGGCGTGCTGCCCCTCCTCGCCTACGCGTTCGGCAAGGGCGACGCCGTCCGGATGCGCGCCGCACTCCGCGGGGCGGCGTTCACCGTCGGCACGATCGTGCTGCTGTTCTCCGGCACGGTGTTCGTCTTCCGGGAGCAGGTCTTCACGATCTTCTCCGGCGACCACTCGGTGCTCGCCATCGGCCTGACGATCCTCACGGCACAGCTCGTCGCGACCATCGTGAACGGGTTCACGGGTCTGCTCACCTCACTGTTCCAGGCGACCGGCATGGTGCTGCCCGCGATGGTCCTCTCGATGGCGCAGGGTGTGCTCTTCGTCCCGATCGTCATCGTCGGCAACCTGTGGTTCGGGCTCGCCGGGATCATCTGGGCGCTGACCGTCACCGAGGTGCTCGTCTTCGTCGCAGCGCTCGTCCTGTGGCTCGCGTCGCGCGGCAGGATCGCTCGCGGTCTCGCCGAGGGGTCGCCGGAGCGGGCGGACGCGACGCTGGAAGGGGCGGCCGCCTGA
- a CDS encoding AI-2E family transporter: MPLFGNTPSTPPAAVAPTEVSKKWSDSFGGIATRCLQAIIVLVIAIGIVYAAATLSVVTIPVLLALIIASAMHPVVSWLRRHRVPSVLATLAVLIGVLIVLGLVGWLIVVAVISQWPDLQKSAVRGFGQLQDFATTLPISISDSQVDDIVKSVEDFLTSSQFGSGALAGASATANFLTGLVLMIVVLFFFLKDGPRIWEFLLRPFSGERYQRARRVGNRVVQTLGGYVRGTATVAAVDAIGIGVGIAIVGVPLALPLAVVVFITAFIPIVGATAAGILAALVALVALGPVQALIVVGIVVLVNQLEGNLLQPVLMGKTLKLHGLVILIGLTAGTVLAGITGAIISVPLLAAAWGAIQVWDGPDTPARAWRQKRVETAEAR; encoded by the coding sequence ATGCCCCTGTTCGGCAACACCCCCAGCACCCCGCCCGCCGCCGTCGCACCCACCGAGGTGTCGAAGAAGTGGTCCGACTCGTTCGGCGGCATCGCGACGCGGTGCCTGCAGGCGATCATCGTGCTCGTCATCGCGATCGGCATCGTCTACGCAGCGGCGACCCTGAGCGTCGTGACCATCCCCGTGCTGCTCGCGCTGATCATCGCGTCCGCCATGCACCCGGTCGTCTCGTGGCTCCGCCGGCACCGGGTCCCGTCGGTCCTGGCGACCCTCGCGGTCCTCATCGGCGTGCTCATCGTGCTCGGCCTGGTCGGCTGGCTCATCGTCGTCGCCGTGATCTCGCAGTGGCCGGACCTGCAGAAGTCCGCCGTGCGCGGGTTCGGGCAGCTGCAGGACTTCGCCACGACGCTGCCGATCTCGATCTCCGACTCGCAGGTCGACGACATCGTCAAGAGCGTCGAGGACTTCCTGACGAGCTCGCAGTTCGGCTCCGGAGCCCTCGCGGGCGCCTCGGCCACGGCGAACTTCCTCACCGGCCTCGTGCTGATGATCGTCGTCCTGTTCTTCTTCCTCAAGGACGGTCCCCGCATCTGGGAGTTCCTGCTCCGTCCGTTCTCGGGCGAGCGGTACCAGCGTGCGCGTCGCGTCGGGAACCGGGTGGTGCAGACGCTCGGCGGCTACGTCCGCGGAACCGCCACCGTCGCCGCGGTCGACGCCATCGGCATCGGCGTCGGCATCGCGATCGTCGGGGTCCCGCTCGCGCTCCCCCTCGCGGTGGTCGTGTTCATCACGGCGTTCATCCCGATCGTCGGTGCCACCGCGGCCGGCATCCTCGCCGCCCTCGTCGCCCTCGTCGCGCTCGGTCCGGTCCAGGCGCTCATCGTCGTCGGCATCGTCGTGCTCGTCAACCAGCTCGAGGGCAACCTGCTGCAGCCGGTCCTGATGGGCAAGACGCTCAAGCTGCACGGCCTGGTGATCCTCATCGGCCTGACCGCCGGCACCGTGCTCGCCGGCATCACCGGGGCGATCATCTCGGTGCCGCTCCTCGCCGCGGCGTGGGGTGCGATCCAGGTGTGGGACGGGCCGGACACGCCCGCCCGCGCGTGGCGCCAGAAGCGTGTGGAGACCGCGGAGGCGCGCTGA
- the argG gene encoding argininosuccinate synthase: MSKVLSSLPVGERVGIAFSGGLDTSCAVAWMREKGAVPCTYTADIGQYDEPDIDAVPSRAHEYGAEIARLVDAKSALVEEGLVALQTGAFHIRSGGKTYFNTTPLGRAVTGTMLVRAMKEDGVDIWGDGSTYKGNDIERFYRYGLMANPRLRVYKPWLDSEFVAELGGRKEMSEWLVERGFPYRDSTEKAYSTDANIWGATHEAKSLEELSSGLDIVEPIMGVAAWRDDVEVATEVVSVRFEGGRPVAINGVEYPDAVALVYEANAIGGRHGLGASDQIENRIIEAKSRGIYEAPGMALLHIAYERLLNAIHNEDTVASYHNEGRRLGRLMYEGRWLDPQSLMLRESLQRWVASAVTGEVTLRLRRGDDYTILDTTGPALSYHPDKLSMERVGDAAFGPDDRIGQLTMRNLDIADSRARLEQYAAAGLIGGATGDLVGQLEAGEAEEILGGAVVTSDADDALGRATDAASEGAAFDSGTD; encoded by the coding sequence GTGTCCAAGGTCCTGAGCAGTCTCCCCGTCGGCGAACGAGTCGGCATCGCGTTCTCAGGAGGCCTCGACACCTCCTGCGCCGTTGCCTGGATGCGCGAGAAGGGAGCGGTGCCCTGCACGTACACGGCCGACATCGGCCAGTACGACGAGCCGGACATCGACGCCGTCCCGAGCCGCGCCCACGAGTACGGTGCCGAGATCGCCCGCCTGGTCGACGCGAAGAGCGCCCTGGTGGAAGAGGGCCTCGTCGCCCTGCAGACCGGCGCCTTCCACATCCGCTCCGGCGGCAAGACGTACTTCAACACGACACCCCTCGGCCGCGCGGTGACGGGCACGATGCTCGTCCGCGCCATGAAGGAGGACGGCGTCGACATCTGGGGCGACGGCTCCACCTACAAGGGCAACGACATCGAGCGGTTCTACCGCTACGGCCTGATGGCCAACCCGCGCCTCCGCGTCTACAAGCCGTGGCTCGACTCGGAGTTCGTCGCCGAGCTCGGTGGCCGCAAGGAGATGAGCGAGTGGCTCGTCGAGCGTGGGTTCCCGTACCGCGACTCCACCGAGAAGGCGTACTCCACGGACGCGAACATCTGGGGTGCCACGCACGAGGCGAAGAGCCTCGAGGAGCTCTCCAGCGGGCTGGACATCGTCGAGCCGATCATGGGCGTCGCTGCCTGGCGTGACGACGTCGAGGTCGCGACCGAGGTCGTCTCGGTCCGCTTCGAGGGTGGTCGCCCGGTCGCGATCAACGGCGTCGAGTACCCCGACGCCGTCGCGCTCGTCTACGAGGCGAACGCCATCGGCGGCCGCCACGGGCTCGGTGCGTCGGACCAGATCGAGAACCGCATCATCGAGGCGAAGAGCCGCGGCATCTACGAGGCCCCGGGCATGGCGCTGCTGCACATCGCCTACGAGCGCCTCCTCAACGCGATCCACAACGAGGACACGGTCGCGTCGTACCACAACGAGGGTCGCCGGCTCGGTCGCCTCATGTACGAGGGCCGCTGGCTCGACCCGCAGTCGCTCATGCTCCGCGAGTCGCTGCAGCGCTGGGTCGCCTCGGCCGTCACGGGCGAGGTCACGCTGCGCCTCCGTCGCGGCGACGACTACACGATCCTCGACACCACGGGTCCGGCGCTGTCGTACCACCCGGACAAGCTGTCGATGGAGCGCGTCGGCGACGCCGCGTTCGGCCCGGACGACCGGATCGGCCAGCTCACGATGCGGAACCTCGACATCGCCGACTCGCGTGCGCGCCTCGAGCAGTACGCGGCCGCCGGGCTCATCGGCGGGGCGACGGGTGACCTCGTCGGCCAGCTCGAGGCGGGCGAGGCCGAGGAGATCCTCGGCGGAGCGGTCGTGACCTCGGACGCCGACGACGCGCTCGGACGTGCGACGGACGCGGCGTCCGAAGGCGCGGCGTTCGACTCCGGCACCGACTGA
- a CDS encoding epoxide hydrolase family protein — MAETPFIDDATVADLRARLRATRWPDVPAGTGWSLGVDVDELRSLVEYWADGFDFDAHRAVLSALPSRRVTVDGIGIHVLHARAGTPDALPLLLAHGWPDSGWRYRKVLPMLVAAGFDVIVPDMPGYGFSEAPPQPIDARQVAGMWATLMTELGYERFAVSGGDIGTHVVRYLALDHPDRVVAVHRIDGGLAWPGLDPATLSGPEREFVAETDRWRTSEGAYAMMHRTKPQTAAVGLNDSPAGLAAWIVEKLRSWSDCDGDLWSVYTRNEVLALLTEYWATATIGSAMRMYHANAAVPAEQMARRVEVPSGFSIFPGDLVRAPVEWLERTTNLVYHHELDRGGHFAAFEQPDVFVAELRAFLEPFRR; from the coding sequence ATGGCAGAGACCCCGTTCATCGACGACGCGACCGTCGCCGACCTCCGCGCGCGACTCCGTGCCACCCGCTGGCCGGACGTCCCCGCCGGTACGGGCTGGTCGCTCGGCGTCGACGTCGACGAGCTGCGGTCACTCGTGGAGTACTGGGCGGACGGCTTCGACTTCGACGCGCACCGGGCCGTGTTGTCCGCACTGCCCTCGCGCAGGGTCACCGTGGACGGCATCGGCATCCACGTCCTGCACGCCCGGGCCGGCACCCCGGACGCGCTGCCGCTCCTGCTCGCGCACGGCTGGCCGGACTCCGGGTGGCGGTACCGCAAGGTCCTGCCGATGCTCGTCGCAGCCGGGTTCGACGTCATCGTGCCGGACATGCCCGGGTACGGGTTCTCCGAGGCGCCGCCGCAGCCGATCGACGCCCGGCAGGTCGCCGGCATGTGGGCCACGCTCATGACCGAGCTGGGGTACGAACGCTTCGCGGTGTCCGGCGGCGACATCGGCACCCACGTCGTCCGCTACCTCGCCCTCGACCACCCCGACCGGGTCGTGGCCGTGCACCGCATCGACGGCGGACTCGCCTGGCCGGGACTCGACCCGGCGACGCTGTCCGGCCCCGAGCGGGAGTTCGTCGCCGAGACCGACCGGTGGCGGACGTCCGAGGGCGCGTACGCGATGATGCACCGGACGAAGCCGCAGACGGCAGCTGTCGGGTTGAACGACTCTCCAGCCGGGCTCGCGGCGTGGATCGTGGAGAAGCTCCGGTCGTGGAGTGACTGCGACGGGGACCTCTGGTCGGTGTACACGCGGAACGAGGTCCTGGCGCTCCTCACCGAGTACTGGGCGACGGCGACGATCGGGTCCGCGATGCGGATGTACCACGCCAACGCGGCCGTCCCGGCGGAGCAGATGGCACGGCGGGTCGAGGTGCCGTCCGGGTTCTCGATCTTCCCGGGCGACCTCGTCCGGGCGCCGGTGGAGTGGCTCGAGCGGACCACGAACCTCGTCTACCACCATGAACTCGACCGCGGCGGGCACTTCGCGGCGTTCGAGCAGCCGGACGTCTTCGTCGCCGAGCTCAGGGCCTTCCTGGAGCCCTTCCGCCGCTAG